The genomic window ATTGGAATGATGATGGAATGGCTCAGGTTATTGTGGACGAAGTTCCCGAGGATGTAGAGGAGCTTGCCCGTCAGGCTTTAGATGATTGCCCTGTTGAGGCTATAAAAGAGGAATAAAAAAAATGCCGATTTCAATCGGCATTTTTTTATTCCTCTTTCTTTCTTATATTCTCTTCTGGATAAGATATTTCCAGCGACGGGTACTTCTTTTCTCCCTTCTCTTCCTCATTCGTCGATTTCGGTAGCAGAAGATTGAGAAGTATGCCTATAATTGTAGCTGGCCCAACGCCTTGAAATACCAGATTCCCTATATTAAACTTTATTCCGCCGACTCCCAGTGTAAATATAATTGAGGCTATGAGCAAATTCCTCGTATCCGAAAAATCTATTTTATTGTCTATAAGCGTCCTCAAACCGGCAGCAGCTATCATACCAAATAATATTATGGTTATTCCACCCATTACAGGTTTTGGAATAACTTCTATCGCAGCTCCTATTTTCTGGACAAAGCTCAATAGAATAGCTATTACAGCAGCCCCTTCTATAACAGCAGAACTATACACTTTTGTTATAGCTAAAACTCCTATATTCTCTCCATATGTGGTGCTGGGAGGTCCTCCAAATAATGCCGCCACCGCCGTTGCAAGACCATTACCCAAAAAGACGGTGTGTATGCCAGGCTTTTTAATAAGGTCTCTCTCTACGATATTGCCTATTACAAGGACATGTCCCAAATCTTCTACCATAGAGACAATAGCCAGCGGCGCAATCAACGAAACAGCTCCCCATACCAGCTCAGGGCTATGACCTGACAGGAAATTAAATTTAGGTAATGCTATCCATGCTGCCTCCCTTACAGGTTTAAAATTCACAATACCTATCAACATGGCAAATACATATCCGCACATGGTGCCCAGCAAAATAGGTATTATCTTTAAAAAACCTCTGCCAAAAATAGCAAATATAATTATAAACAAAGCTGTAACCGCTGCAACCAGAACATTTTCCTGAGCTTGCTGAACAGCTACCGGTGCCAGGCTCAAACCTATTATCATGACCACAGGTCCTACTACCACTGGCGGCAAAATTTTGTCAATCCAGTCTACTCCGGTAATACTTATGATGATGTATACCAGCACATACAAAAGACCCGCCGCTAACATACCCGTATATGCACCTTTTAAGCCAAATTCTTTTGTCGCAACAATGATAGGTGTAATAAAAGCAAACGACGACCCAAGGTATGCCGGAACATAACCCCTTGTAACCAGATGAAATATAAGTGTGCCGAGTCCTGAAGTAAAAAGGGTCACTGATGGGTCCAGTCCAGTCAATAAAGGTACGAGAACAGTTGCCCCAAACATAGCAAAAACATGCTGTAAGGATAACGGCACAAATTCCCTTACTGGCGGTACTTCTTTGATATCGTAGACTTTTTTACTCAAAAGAATTCCTCCTTTTTAGCCTCACCGGGCTAATTTAAAGTCATCTACAGCATTATAACATTAATACATGAAACTTGTCCACGAAATTTTATTTCAAAGCGTTATAATATTGACTTATCTCGTCATGAGTCATAGCGCCGTTGGCAACCGCTCTTATAATGCCTTTTTTATCTATGAAAAAAGTGGTTGGTATAAATCTAATACCATATGCATAGCCAACATCGCCATTTGTATCCTTCAGAATCTTAAACTCAAATCCTTTATCTTTAATATAGTCTTTTATAGTGGAATCCGATTCGCCTAAATCTACCGCCAATACTTCCAGCTCATCCTTATGGGTTTTATAAAAAGCGTTTATATCCGGCATTTCTATCTTACAATATGGGCAGGTTGTCGCCCAAAAGTTTACCATAACATTTTTCCCTTTCAATTTGCTTAATGTTATCTTGTTTCCATCTAAATCTTCAAGGGTAAAATCAGGTGCCATATCTCCTACGTTTATCCCTACCACAACATTATCTGTCTCACTATTCCCGGTTTTTTGCTCCTTATCCGTATCATATTTTTCAGTATTTTGTGCCTTCTTCTGAGTCTGTGCAGTCTTTGGATTATTTAAATTTTTCTCTGTTTTATCAATATAAATGAGCATAGCTGAAAGCAAAGCAATAATCACAATTCCAATAGCTATAAATTTTTTACTCATATGCTTACTCCTTTCACTTTTATAACCCATAAAAATTATAAAAAGAGCCCCGTAATCTTTTCAAGCGCATTAAAATACGTCAGTGCGCCAAATATAACCATTATAATGCCCGCTAAAACCCTTATATGTCTCATATAAGGGTAAACCGACCTAAAATTTATGGTAATAAAATTTACTGCAATCGCCATGGCTATAAATGGCAACGCCATTCCCACGGAATAAAATGCTAAAAGCGTTATTCCATAAGTCACTGTCTTTGCCATCCCCGCGTACATCAAGATAGAAGACAATATAGGCCCAACGCAAGGAGTCCAACCTGCTGAAAAGGATATCCCCAACAGGAATGAACTTAACAGTCCTCCTGTCCCATTTTCATATTGAAAAAGTTTCCTTTCCTTCTGCATAAAGCGAATTTTAACAACATCCATCATCATCAGGCCAAATAGTACAATTAGTATACCGCTTATTTTTCTGTAAATAATCCTGTTTGCTACTAATATCTTCCCTATCAAGCTGGCCGATGCCCCCATAGCAACAAACACAATGCTAAAGCCAATAATAAATGCTAACAATCTGCTATAGTTCCTTTTCTCTGTTCCTAAAATGTATGATAAATAAGCAGGTAACAAAGGTATTATACATGGTGAAAAAAAAGATAATAGGCCCGCAAAAAAAGCTGCTAATGCACTCATGATGTGGTTATGCACCTCCCTCTTCCCACCCCCTGTACTTGGGGTCTTTTCTATTATATTATAACTTTATTTACATTGCAATATGATTTATCTTAACACCAAAAGATTAAAATTTACCAGGCAAATAAAAAGAGAGTGTAAC from Caldanaerobius fijiensis DSM 17918 includes these protein-coding regions:
- a CDS encoding ferredoxin; this translates as MKVTVDQDLCIGCGACIDTCPEVFDWNDDGMAQVIVDEVPEDVEELARQALDDCPVEAIKEE
- a CDS encoding solute carrier family 23 protein: MSKKVYDIKEVPPVREFVPLSLQHVFAMFGATVLVPLLTGLDPSVTLFTSGLGTLIFHLVTRGYVPAYLGSSFAFITPIIVATKEFGLKGAYTGMLAAGLLYVLVYIIISITGVDWIDKILPPVVVGPVVMIIGLSLAPVAVQQAQENVLVAAVTALFIIIFAIFGRGFLKIIPILLGTMCGYVFAMLIGIVNFKPVREAAWIALPKFNFLSGHSPELVWGAVSLIAPLAIVSMVEDLGHVLVIGNIVERDLIKKPGIHTVFLGNGLATAVAALFGGPPSTTYGENIGVLAITKVYSSAVIEGAAVIAILLSFVQKIGAAIEVIPKPVMGGITIILFGMIAAAGLRTLIDNKIDFSDTRNLLIASIIFTLGVGGIKFNIGNLVFQGVGPATIIGILLNLLLPKSTNEEEKGEKKYPSLEISYPEENIRKKEE
- a CDS encoding cytochrome c biogenesis CcdA family protein — encoded protein: MSALAAFFAGLLSFFSPCIIPLLPAYLSYILGTEKRNYSRLLAFIIGFSIVFVAMGASASLIGKILVANRIIYRKISGILIVLFGLMMMDVVKIRFMQKERKLFQYENGTGGLLSSFLLGISFSAGWTPCVGPILSSILMYAGMAKTVTYGITLLAFYSVGMALPFIAMAIAVNFITINFRSVYPYMRHIRVLAGIIMVIFGALTYFNALEKITGLFL
- a CDS encoding TlpA family protein disulfide reductase translates to MSKKFIAIGIVIIALLSAMLIYIDKTEKNLNNPKTAQTQKKAQNTEKYDTDKEQKTGNSETDNVVVGINVGDMAPDFTLEDLDGNKITLSKLKGKNVMVNFWATTCPYCKIEMPDINAFYKTHKDELEVLAVDLGESDSTIKDYIKDKGFEFKILKDTNGDVGYAYGIRFIPTTFFIDKKGIIRAVANGAMTHDEISQYYNALK